The Synechococcus sp. UW69 DNA segment TTCTGCACCAAGGTCGGGAGTCGGCTCGGGCGGACCTACACCCCCCGCCACGGTCTCAAGGATCTGGTGATGGAATTGGTGGGTGTTGAGCTTGATAAGGGCGCCCAGAGCAGTGATTGGGGCCGTGTGGACGAACTCACGGATGCTCAGCTGGCCTATGCCGCTAACGACGTCCGATATCTCTTGCCGGCCCGGGAGCGTTTGGAACAGATGCTGCGACGGGAAGGGCGCTGGGATCTGGCTCAGCGCTGTTTTCAATGCGTTCCGGTGGTTGCCGAGTTGGACCGGCAGCGTTTTCACCAGATTTTTGAGCACTGAAGTCAGTCTTCGAGCATGAAATTGCCATCTCCTTCGCTGTGCTCCAATAACGTGTTCAGCTGACGGGCGTGCTCACCGTTGTCGTTGTCGAGGGCGGCCAGCATGGATTCAGCCGTCGCCCGTCGCCCCTGCACATCGCGATGACCTTCACGGGCCGCGGCTTGCTCGACCTGGCGACGGGCGCTGGCGAGGCTGATGCTCAATCGACTCGCCAGCTGAGCGCAAAGTTTGACGAGGGTGGGGTCTTGAATCGCAGCCATCGCATCCAACCGGGGGTCTTCAGTATCCGTTGAAGCGATCCAGGATGAGGCGTGCCAGCTGATCGCTCCCTCCTGCAGGTCCCATCCGCTGAGCACCGATTCGTCCCAAGTGGGAGCGGAGTGCCGGGTCATCCAGGAGGTATTCGAGCCGTCTGGTGAGCTCGGATTCGTCAGAGCACGGACGAACCGCTCCCCCCAACAGGCGGCTCTGACGGCGGGCGAAGCCTGGCTTGAACTGTGGTCCTCGTCCCGGCAGGGAAAGGGCAGGAATGCCTAGCCCCACCAATTGTTCCGTCGCCGTTCCGGCGGTGGCGATGCCGGCTTCCGCCCAGCCGGCCCATTGGTCAAAGCAACCTCGCCCGATCAGTACCAGGCAGGCTCCTTTCACCCAGCACGCTTCGGCACCCAGTTGGTCCGAAGGCGGCAGGCTGCGTCGAAAACCCAGTTGTTCAAGACTGTCGCTCAGTGCCTCTGCATCGGGTTGGGCGCCGACGGCCACGAGCAGTGCCATCGGCACACGGCCGGACAGCGCCATGGCGCTACGCACCAACCGCTGCAGGTTGCGCTGGGCCTCCGGCATGCGACTTCCGCAAAGCAGGAGCACCCGTCGGCAGCGTTCTAGGGCCGACGGCAACGGATGAATCCGTAGGCCATCCATCATCGGATTGCCCGGAGACAGAGCATCCACTCCTTTGCGGCGCAGGCCACGGGCCGTGAGGCGATCACGCATGGCCACAACTCGACAGCGCCGCGAACGCATCAAGCTCCATTCCCAGGGATCCCATTCACTGCCTTTGAGCAGGTGGTAGCAGTCGCTTCTTGCCCGTCCGGGCCCGCTGCGCCAGGTGTAGTCGCTCTTGGGGGTGCCGATGAAACCAAAAGGGGAGCCACTGCTCCAGGCCATCAGCAGCGGCAGCAGATCGCCGACGGCAACGATGGGTTGGTGGTGATGACCCAGGCGGCGCACCAGGCGCCACTGGCTCCAGCTAAGGGTTGGAAGACCAGCGCTGAGGTCCGCCAGCAGTCCCCGTAGGCTTTGGTTGCTGAATCCGCCGCTTGGTAGAGCCGCTTTCGGCCCCATTCGCGTTAACCATCCCTGCTGAACCGCAGCATCAAAAACACGGCCCGTTCCCACCAGAGGAAGCACGGATAGGGAAAGTCGGGGAGCACGTCTATGGACGGCCTGGATGATCCGCAGGGTGATCAGGTCTTCTCCGTGGCCGTTGCAGAGAAACAGCAGAGAGCCAGGGGCATGGCTGATACGATCCCCTGATGGGAGCGGCTGTTCCCCAGCGGCGGCATGGCCAAGTGGTAAGGCAGAGGATTGCAAATCCTTTATCCCCAGTTCGAATCTGGGTGCCGCCTTTATCTGATTGAGGCCCGAAAGGGTCTTTTTTAGTGGTTTTGGTATCTCCACGCTACTGAAATACCCCATATATAGCGTTTGACTTGAGTCTCATTTGCGACTGACTTATCCCGCTTTGGTGTAGCGGAGGTGTAGCGGAAAACTTGTAATCCGCAGTTGCGACAAGTCTCCCAGATCTCCGATACACACACGCAAAGAAAAACCTCTGGAGTGCCCACACCCCAGAGGTTCCGTCTCCTCGTTCTTGACCCCTTCACCTTCCTCCTGGATTTCTCCCGTGAGGAGTAGGAGAACCGTCAGAACAGGTAGTGGCGACCGTTCCTGGTTCGGTCCCCCGTAAGCATTGAGAAGGGGGGCAAGCGGTGCCCCCCCCCCCTGAAGGTCGTTGAGACCTGGTTTTACTGCTTCAGCGGTCTCTTACCTCATCCCTGGTCTAAAGCGGTTCAAAGCACCAGGGCATCAGCAGATAGACCTGTTCAGGGTTCAGCAGTTGCACCCCAAGCAGGCGTCTTCAGCGGTTTCCATCCCTGCGTTTGAAGGGACTTCCATAACTGCTCTGCTGCGTCCTTACGGAGGTAATGCCTCTCTTTCAGTAGCGGTTCCTCTCCAGGAAGTAGTCGTCCCCTGTCCAGGAAAACCTTCGGATCCCGAACCCACGCCGTCTCGTCACGCCAGAACCGCCATATCCAGCAGTCGTCCTGATCAATCAACCAACCCTCTCTCACTGAACCCTCCTGTTGAGTAGTGCATATGTTCTACTCACGGTTAGCGGGGTCTGGTCAAGGGCGAAAAACGGAAGAAACGGGTGTTCCAAAAAGTTAGAGGTTGCGAGCAAGGATCAAACGAGAACACCAAAGGTCACTTCCACTGGGGTCTGACCGTTCCAAAAAGACCGTTCGGTTGATTCTGTTCTATAATTCCAACAACAGGGGTGGTTTCTGGAACGTGCTTGCCAAATCAATCGGATACGCCAGAACTTCAACCTCCAGGCAAGTGGGAGGACTGGAGGCACAAGTGATCGCACTGCAGGAAGCGGGTTGCTCTGTGGTCTTCCAAGAGCAGGTCAGCACTCGGGTGAAGGAAGAGAACCGCCCACAGTTCCAAGCCGCTTTGTCGTCCCTTGAGAGCGGCGACGAACTGGTTGTGGCGAAGTTGGATCGCTTGGGCAGGACCCAAGTGGAAGTGGTTTCACGCCTGCACCAACTCCAGGAGGAAGGCATCCATGTCCGAACTCTTGATGGAATGGTTTCGACCAAAGGACTAGGAAAGTTCGCTCCTGTTCTGATCGGACTGCTTTCTGGTCTGGCGGAGGTGGAACGGTCCCTGATCAACGAGAGAGTCCAGGAGTCAATTGCCCACCGCAAAGCAACTGGAGGGAATCTTGGTGGTCGCCCGAAGACCAATGCAGCAAAGGAACGCCTGGTGCTTCGCCTGCGTGATGAGGGGTGCTCCTACCGATCAATCAGAGAACAGACAGGACTTGCTCTCTCCACGATCCGCAGGATCATTTCGGAACAGGAGGCGGTGTCGTGCTGAAGATTCTTTTGGGCGTGGCGTTGGGGTTTGTGCTCTTCACCAATGAAGGTGCCCGTCAAATCACCGCTGATGCTCTTCGTGCCGCTGCCGATGCCCTCGCTCCTGAGAAGGAGGGAAAGAACTTTCAAGATAAGGTGAGAGACGTGGTGGAGGAGAAGGTAAAGAAGCGATCTACTTGGTAACAGACATACCAAGGTATCGGGATTATTCACACTTAAGAACATTGTATTCTAATTGCGCGTTCATGCTCCCCCTTAGAGCAGCAATGCGCAAGTACTCTTTTCTCTTCTTGCAATCACCACTTCTTCCGTAAACTCCTGCAATTTGATAATAAAGCTCAGCGAAATTAGAAGGAACAGTCTCTGCTTTATGACATTCAATGGCACGAAAAAACTGTTTTATTGCTTTTTGATCTTGTGATTCACGCGCAAGAACAACGCCATATAAACCGATTGCACGACAATTATCATTCTTCAAATGCAATGCTCTGTAAATATCTTTTTTGGCACCCTTGAGTTCGCCTATGTTGAGTTTTGCAGATGCTCTATGAACAATTAGATAGGAGCACTTATTAACATCCTTTGCGGCATCAGCGTTTCTTATGCCCAACTTTTCAGCGCTTTTTTTGCGCTCATCCAACGCCCGCCTCTTAGAGAGACCATCACAATCATCTGCAGTAGAAAAATTTGCACCGTGTGGACTATCACGATAATAATGCGCCTTTGCTTGATTAAGTTCTGCAAAAGTATCATCAATAAGTCCCTCTATTCTTTGATCTTGCTGCAGGTCTTCAGTGCGTTTATTTCTCTCGTAAAAACTCATAGATAACAATATCGCCAAGGGTATTAATGGTATTACTGGCAAGATATTCATTATGCGGTCAAATAATTTTTTTCCTTTATTGCTCTTAAATGAATGACTTGATTCTTGGTCAATCAACTTGATCCGTTGATCATTAGATTTTCCTGACTTAAAGCTGACTGAAGATTCTTTGATCAACTCGTAGAAATTTTTATTAATGCTTACAGTCGAAAGGGCATCCAGGATCTTCTCTATTTCACCAAGAACAGATCTATCTGTTTTTAAAATATTTCTATGGATACCTTTTAGGTGCTCAACTTCATAGAGAAGGCGCGAGTAGGAATCAAATGAATCATCTGGTGGTTGGGTTATTTTACTCATTTCCCCCTCCCAACCACATAGTAAATTAATTGCTCTATCCCAGTTATAAGAAGAACCAGTTACCTGATGCGAGACTTCTTCGAGCCTGGATGGACCCATCCTTTCTCTAATAACCAACTCATAAAATTCTTGTTTATTCATGAAATAATCTACTGCTTTCTCTATATATTTTCATTATAGCATTATGCATAAACCGATGACTACAGCGATGCATGCGATTAGATAGTAATAATCAAAATGCACAAGAATTGCCAAAAACAATAAACGAGAGCATAAAGTGGCCACACATCTCGTCAAATCAAAACTTTATGGAAAATATGTTATTAAAAAGGTTCAGATAAATACAGAAACGTCCGAAGGACTTGCGAGTGAAGCGAGCAATGTATGGCGATTGCTTCTACTGAAGAATTCAGATTGCTATATAATTACTAGGACTTATTAATTACTAGTAGAAGGATTCACTAGGAACAATAAGACCTCTAATCAACTGAATAATGGGTTGTTCTCTGTATATCAGAGATTATCAATAACAACACAATATAAGAACCAATAAGATTATGATTAAAGATACACTAAACAAACTTATAGAAGATTGTAGTATTGAGTTTAAGTATTTTGTGACTATTCCTTATAGGTTTAAGCAATCTGATTTAAGGCAAGTCAGTAGTGATAACAGGGGATTACGAAGAACCATTCGTGATTTCTACCAGTATCCGATCAGGATCTGGTTCTTCAATGAGGTTCATACGGATCCTGTCTCCAGGCACTACGGAGGATTCCACCGCCACTTGCTGGTGGAGGACCTTCCTCCAGAACTCTGGAAAACGCCCTCAAAGCGTATGGAGCGGTTCCTGTCGGAGCGCGATGCAGAAGCACTCTTCACCGCCCTCTCTGGGGGCATACCAACGGACACCCAGAAGGTTGCTCTCTTGAAGCGTGTGCTCCGACTCCACTCCTCCGTTCCCAATGGAACACTGGGGGTTGTGGTGAAACCGATCACCGAACTCAACGGTGTTCTGGGGTATTGCACCAAGCAAGTGGGCAAGGACCTTTCCATTGCCGACGTTATTGACCTGACCGCAAGTGATATGGACTTAACGACTGGTGACTGGAATGCACGAAACCCAAGACAGGAAGCACTACCTCGCTGAACTTATAAATCTCTATAGAGAACAACTGAATAAACCAATCGCCGACACCTTTGGCGAACTCATACAGGAGATACGAAAAGAATGTATTCAGGAATTAGACCAAATCAGACAAGTGGATATGGAAGCGACTCTCTTGGTGAAGAGCAGGAGCACAAAGGCACTGTTATCTCCATAAGCGTTCCGTTCCACGAACTGGACCTAATTGAGGAGATGGATCTTCAGGCACGTATGGAGTGCTGTTCCTCCAGGTCCCACTACTTCAGACGCCTGATCCGTAGAGGCAAGGCAGAGAAGCAGCACGCCGAATGGTCAGCGTTATGGGGAGACAAGTGATGCCGTTAAACGATGGTCCCTCAGGGAATCCACAGACTTCTACCGCTTGAACAACGACAAGCCACAAAAGATCCTAATTACATCGTAATTACAACTGACACTGCCGAAGCATAATTGAGGATTTAAATCGAGGGAATATGATCAACCCAAGCAGATACAGGCAAGAGAAGAAAGGATCTTTTGAACGAAATACATAAGCAAACCGACAAGAAATTAAATGAACATCCGATTTGACACAGTTACTGCAGCAATGTTGAAGGAATTAATTAAGAGGGATCGCCAAACAGACCCGAAAAGCTACCTCTCCGATCTGATCAGAAAGTTATATCAATCAAAATATAGATAGCCATACCTGCACTACCTTCAGCCACCGAAAGAACAAGGCAGGGGCAAAAAGATTTGATCGCAAGACATACAAAAATGGATTAGCACTTAAATTCATATCAACCGCAAGCTAGACGAAGCATGAATAGCTGACAATAGACTTTAAAGTATACGTGTTTATTTTATTGCGCAAGAGCGATCGCCAGATTTTGTCCTGAGCCAAGCATTTGAAATCTGCCTTGACTCGCCATGCCCAACAGTATAATTAAAGTATATTGACTCATCATAACTTCTAAAATACCTAGACTGGCCACCATAAAATATGGCTGTAGAACCAGGCTTACTGTAATCATTCAATGTTATTAGGCTTTCTAGATTATTCTGACTGACCGAACGCTCAACAACAACTTCTTTTTCTGAGATGCTTAGCAAGACGTTGATATCACCTTTGCATATAGCAGAAATCATGGAAGCAGACTTTACTGGAATGCAAATACCAGCATGAATAGCTATAATCATAAAAGCGTATCTGCATATTGAGATTTTGCAAACAACAAACAAATCCGAAACTCTTTTGGAGGTATATATCCGCAGCGATTGAAACCCCGAGATGCCACTGCATAAATCACTTGTAGTTACACCCACTTTCATGCCCATACTCATTAACGCTCTAACCATAACAATCGCAAATGGAATCAACGATGTAGTGCAGAAAAATTTGACTGCCTATACTAATCTAATGCAATAAAAGTAATAGAAAATGAATTTTAAGTTGTTTTTGGCATTTAGTTCGTCAATTCTTCTTTCTTCCTGCACTACTACAGAATACCAGGTAAATCCAGCGACCTCAAGCGGAGATGGTAATTCTCCCAAGGGTACTCAATCAATACGCAATTCTGAAAGCGAAGGCTATATGCGCATTCTGGGTGACTTTAGGTGGGACAAATCCTTATCGGCAGAAATGATGGCATCATCAGATGCATTTAAAAAATACGTTCCAAAATGTGCTTATGGAGAGGCCAGAAAAGACCAATCACTAAATCAGTATGTAGAGACTTATCATCATAAAGATGGCAGATCTTATCTAAAAGGAAAAGTTGGCGAAGACGGATTTAAAGCAATAGAACAATACAAAGTGGAAGGTCATTTCGGGGACGAAGTGCATCTTCATATCGGAGCAAATGCAGGCAGTACGAAGATGTATCTGCAGCTAGATCGTGCTGGCGATTATTATCGTCCAATTGTGAGGGACACTAGAGGTGTTTACCCAGACTACTCGCAGAGTGATTGTGAGTTTTCTGTAGGTGGGATTAACATGTTATTGAACAAAGCTTATTTTACTTCTCATCCCAATACAAGCACTAAGCAGGTGCTTTTTAGCATGGAGTTTTTTATTAATAATGAAGCTGAGAGAAGGGCATTTTGGGCATTAATTGAGCAAAAATATGAGCCAAAGTATAGTGAACAGACTGGGCATATAACTGGATACTGCTCAAAGTATTCTTGCTTTCACTTTCGCGGCACTTCGGGAGTTGAAATTTATCGTACTGAATACACGATCTCTGTCCTAGATGCTGTAAAGATTGATGAGAGTCAGTTTTAGCCAGATTAAGATTCTTCCCGAGCATACATTCTGGACTAGTTCAAGATTTTTGATCCGCTAACGGCAGTACAGCAAAGGCAGGAACCCCGCAAAGTCCTGCCTTTTTATGCCAACCTAAGGAAGCGTATAAAACTCATAATCCTTTGCACGAATACCAATTTTCTTCGCCTTGAGAAACTGATATAGAGAGGCTCGAGGTGGAAGTCCTCCAGGTTCAAGCGTAATTTCAACTTCTTCTTCTTCTAACTCAAACTCCTGTAGGCAAGCATTAAAATCTAAATCGGGATTTGTGGAATCAAAGAAACTCTGGGGAAGTGAATCTTCTAAAGTAGAGATGTACATTCTTTCCCACCCAGAATATAACTCCAGGAGTTCCTGAAGCTGGTTTTCTATATCAATAAAGTTGGGCAATTCGTGTGGTTTCATGGTGAATATTGGTAGGGTTTACTTGTAATTGTGTAGAGCGAATAAAATTTCTCAAATCAGCACAAGCACTTCTCTTGAAGTTGGAAGAAGGAGAGCAGCAGAGAGAGTGAGTTCTCTTTCAGGAGTAAAGGATGGAACTCCAAGTGAATACTCAAATGCGATTTCTTTGCGAACCATTTTTTGTGCAGTAATCATTTTTCTACGTGTGTTATGTGGATAATTGATTAGCAATTAAACCCAGCATTTACCCCCACCATTGTTGGTGTTTCTAATCTTGGATTTTAACGCAGGTTGCTGGTTCTGCGGGATTAATGAAAGGGCAGTGGTGTGCCCTTTCTTGTATCAGGAATTAGTAAAGTTCCAGATGAATAATGTGCTTTAACTCTTTCTTGCTGTTATACGCTTGAATCTTTTTCAAGAGTTTACTCGATTGATTGGATGGAATATTCCAGGTAGTTGCTCTACCCATACTTCCCAAGTATTCTCCCTTACAACTCTTCAGGATGTTATCAAGAATATCACGATTAAGTTCTTGAATTGATACTTCCTTTTTAATCTCTTTTTCACTAAAGAAAAATGTTGCTGGGGAAAGTAGCGATGGAAAATCGCAATAGAGTTTTACGCAGAAGGTTTCAGCGGGCATAATGAATAAGGTAAGAGTTTATTCTGCTTTTAACTTGTTAGTTAAAGAACCAAGTAATTGGTTATGGGAGAAAATCCTTGCGGATTGAATGAAGTATTCAGTTGGTTGTCGGGTGGCGGTGTTTCCCGCCTTTCCGATGAACATATTATAGTCCAGAAGTCCTTTTGTGAACAGCATTCTGACCACTTCCATTGGCGGCGTGTTGACCCCCCTTATTTGATTAAATTGTGGTATAATTACGGCACCCGAAGCGTGATTTAGAAGTCGTCTCCGACACGCTTGATGTTTGACCAGGTTGCTGGTTTTAATCGTTTTCTGCCCTTTGCTGCGTTGCGTTCTCGTCTGACTGGTTCCAGGTATTTGCTGCGAAGTTCGTCGGTCGAAGTGTTCCCCTGATAAGCAAGATCCGCCAGACCCTCTGGTGTGCTGTAGAACTCGAAATCCTCTTCAACTAGCAGGCGGAATGCTGTGTGCCTCGTCTGCTTCGGTTCCACCCCTGACCTGGTGATTGGCGGTTGAACCACCGCTTTCAAGTGCTTGAACAGGTGCCTGATGTCGGGCAGCACAGAACTCCGAACTGGATCTCCGCCTGGTCGTTCTTTCTGTGGGAACACCAGATATCCCGTTGGTTTCCTCTTCGTCAGTCGTTCCCAGAACCTGTATCCGTCTGGTCTTGGGTTTTCCGTTCTCTGGGCGTCACGGTTCTGCTTGGTCTCTTCGAGAGTGCAGATCACCTGGTCTTCGCCCTCCCCTGCCTTGAACCACTCCGCTTTCAAGCGGGGCAGGTCCTCCAGTCGCAGGTGGAAGAACCACATAAGGCATAGGGCGTCATACAGATCCACCCAGTTCCTCTGGGAGTCGATCCGCTTAAACGCTGAAGGCAGTTCCGCGTATTGCTCTGGGGTTAGGTCCTGTCGTGCCGCACCTCCTGATAGGTCGATGACCTTGCTGATGAGCGAATCCCACTCCTTTCTCGTGAAATGGTCTCGTGGGTGCCTCTGATGGGTGATCTCGGGGAATTGCGGCAGCACTAGTGCTGGATAGTCCTTCTCCCTCGCTGCCTTCAGAAGGTGGTTGATGAGGGTCCGCAGGTCCTTCTTGGTTGCTCCGCCGTTGGTTGCGTTCCCCCGTGTGAGTGATCGTTCGTCCAGGAGCGTCCAGTAATCGGAGAAATCTCTGAAGGTGATTTCAGTCACTGCCTTCTTGGCGAATGGTTGGTGCTTGACCCCGTAACCCTCTGCTGACCAAAGGCGGTTGCGTTCTCTCGCCCACTTTTCAAACCCCCTCTGCTGTCTTTTTTTCCTGCTCTCGCTCTCGAACCAGGTCTCCCAGTAGTGGAAGAGCGATTTCTCGTCTTGCTGTGCCTGCTCCTTCTTCTGTGCCTTCAGATCCGCCAGGTCCTGCTTTGCCCACGCAATCGCCTTCTGTGCCGCTTCGTATGGGTCAGGGGTGCCTGTAGACGCTTTACGCCTTACACGACGCTTCTTGCCGCCCCTGGCGCCTCCTCCGAAGTCTCTGGGGTCGTCTTCCTCCAGAGGGAGATATGCCGCCTCCAGGTTCTTGGATTTGGTGATCCTCTGAACCACCAGTCCGTCGGGGACGCCCCTACTGGGAAATCCAAGTTCCTCCACCACCAGCAGCGATTTCCGCTCACCGCTTAACCAGTCCTCTGGAAGGGTTGGTTGTGGTTTCTTTCTGGGCACCAGTCCGCTACCCCCTTAACGCCAGGTCGTGACGTTTTTACTGGGATCTCAAGGGTAGCGGTGTAGCGGAGGTGTAGCGGAGTGCCTGCTTGAGTAGGCGATTTTGTATCGCTTGAGCAACGTTTTGGTGCTTATTTAGTGCTTTTTAGGAGTTCACGCCCCGTTCGAATCTGGGTGCCGCCTTTGAATCCTCGTCACAGTTGAGCCTCCGCGCTCATTGCGGGAATGTTGCGTGAGTGACTCTCGCAGTTGACGGTTTCGGCATCAATCCAACAGCTTCCAGTGGCTGTGCGTGCCACTGGCAGGCCCGTGGGAAGTCCTCTGGCGTCAAAGCGGGCCCATGCGGTGCTGAGCAGGCTCGCGCTCCAGCTGCGCTGATCCAAGCGGCAGCCGGAGCGGTCGCAGAGAAGCGGACTGCCCTGGTCTCCATCAAGGCTCACGAAGCTCAATTGAAAACTGCCCCCCGTCGCCTCATCGTCTCCGATGAAGCGAAGCCGCAGGCCACTACTTCCGTTCGCACTGATCTGGAGGCGCTTGCAATCCAAGGGACGCCCGTCGACAACGATGCGGCATTTTGAAGGCCTGTGCTCCAAGCGGCCAAAAGTCAGCATTGGATTGGCCGTTGCAGGAACGGCAAGCAGCAGGGAAGCCAGCCACAGGCGGATCATCAGTAATCGCTGTCGGCGACGCACATGCCCAGGCAGCGAATGCCGTTGCTGGCGGTTCTTCGGCAGTGGTTGCAGAGGATGCGTTCCTCGTCTGCAGACGATCCCTCCACAGCCTGATCGGGCGATGTCGCAGGCTCCTGTGCGGGGGATGCGGTCATGACGCAGCTGGACGAGATGAAGGCGATCATGGCTGGCAGCAGCGTCGCCCCGTTGAACGGCATCGGTTTTGGCACCTGGGCCTGGGGTAACAAGGCGGTTTGGGGATACGACCCCGAGCGGGACGATGGCCGACTGCGCGACACGTTTCGACAGGCCCTTAGTTCTGGGCTCAACCTGGTGGATACAGCGGATTCCTATGGCACAGGGAGGCTGACTGGGCGCAGTGAAGAGCTTCTTGGCGAATTCATGGCTGAGTTGCCAGCCCTTCGTCGATCCCAGCTGACGGTCGCGACAAAGTTGGCACCCTTCCCCTGGAGATGGGGCCGTCGAGGATTCGATGCCGCCTTTGAGGCCAGCCGAAAGCGTCTCAAAGGGCAGCTCCAGCGGGTGCAGTTGCACTGGAGCACCGCTCGCTATGCGCCTTGGCAAGAGGCAGGCCTTCTCGATGGCTTGGCTGAGCTCGTGCTTTTTGGCCGGGTCTCCGAGCTGGGGCTGTCCAATTTGGGCCCCCAGCGCTTGGCGTTGATCCACAACCGTCTGTTGGAACGCGGTGTTTCCCTGCGCAGTGTTCAGGTTCAGTGTTCACTCCTGGCGCCTGGGGATGATCAGCTGCTCGAGTTGATCGCCGTCAGCAGGGACAGGGATGTGGAGGTTTTGGCTTACAGCCCTCTGGCCTTCGGCGTCCTTGGTTGTCCTCCCGGGGCTGAGCAGACGCTTCCCGCAACCTGGTTGAGACGTCGTCTGTTCCGGCGACTCCTCCCCGCAAGTTTTGAGCTGCGCAGGGTGATGCATGCCATCGCGATCGAGCATGGGGCAACGATGGTGCAAGTCGCCTTGAACTGGTGCAGAGCAATGGGTACGACGCCGATTCCTGGGCTACGAACTCCGAACCAAGCAAGGGATGTTGCCGGTGCACTGCAGTGGTCCTTGTCGACGCAGGAATGCCAGCGTTTGGATGCTGCCCGATGCAGTTGCAGCGAGCGGATGCCCGCTAATCCATTCCAGAGTCGCTAGGCGAGATGCTCAGGCCTCCGAGGCGGATTCGGGGGCTGGACTCACCACGACTGGGAGGCTGTCTCCGTTGGTGCGAATCGGAATGACCTTGTCTTCGGAGGGTTCCCGGGGAGTGGGAGCGGGGGAGGCCTCCTGCTGTTGAGCGCAGGCGGTTAGCGCTTCTTGCAGGAGTGAATCGAAGGTTGCCCCGGGCAGTCGATGCCGGGCGACCTCCAGAAATGTGCGAGGCAGGGATTCGCTTGCAGCGCTCTTTAAAGCAGGGTTGTTCTGACGGTTCTCCTGCTCGTCCTGAATGGCGCGGATGAATCGTCGGGTGACGTCGCGTTTGGTGCACGCCTTGATCAGGGTGTCGCGCTCCTGAGGACCGTGACTGAGCTCCTGCTCCATGTCTTGAATCCGCCGTTCAAGGCTTTCCAAAACCTCTTCGGCTTCTTTCCCGATGTGGGCCAACTGCCCATCTGAG contains these protein-coding regions:
- a CDS encoding lipid-A-disaccharide synthase-related protein, producing the protein MLFLCNGHGEDLITLRIIQAVHRRAPRLSLSVLPLVGTGRVFDAAVQQGWLTRMGPKAALPSGGFSNQSLRGLLADLSAGLPTLSWSQWRLVRRLGHHHQPIVAVGDLLPLLMAWSSGSPFGFIGTPKSDYTWRSGPGRARSDCYHLLKGSEWDPWEWSLMRSRRCRVVAMRDRLTARGLRRKGVDALSPGNPMMDGLRIHPLPSALERCRRVLLLCGSRMPEAQRNLQRLVRSAMALSGRVPMALLVAVGAQPDAEALSDSLEQLGFRRSLPPSDQLGAEACWVKGACLVLIGRGCFDQWAGWAEAGIATAGTATEQLVGLGIPALSLPGRGPQFKPGFARRQSRLLGGAVRPCSDESELTRRLEYLLDDPALRSHLGRIGAQRMGPAGGSDQLARLILDRFNGY
- a CDS encoding DUF1651 domain-containing protein, producing the protein MREGWLIDQDDCWIWRFWRDETAWVRDPKVFLDRGRLLPGEEPLLKERHYLRKDAAEQLWKSLQTQGWKPLKTPAWGATAEP
- a CDS encoding recombinase family protein, producing MLAKSIGYARTSTSRQVGGLEAQVIALQEAGCSVVFQEQVSTRVKEENRPQFQAALSSLESGDELVVAKLDRLGRTQVEVVSRLHQLQEEGIHVRTLDGMVSTKGLGKFAPVLIGLLSGLAEVERSLINERVQESIAHRKATGGNLGGRPKTNAAKERLVLRLRDEGCSYRSIREQTGLALSTIRRIISEQEAVSC
- a CDS encoding aldo/keto reductase — its product is MTQLDEMKAIMAGSSVAPLNGIGFGTWAWGNKAVWGYDPERDDGRLRDTFRQALSSGLNLVDTADSYGTGRLTGRSEELLGEFMAELPALRRSQLTVATKLAPFPWRWGRRGFDAAFEASRKRLKGQLQRVQLHWSTARYAPWQEAGLLDGLAELVLFGRVSELGLSNLGPQRLALIHNRLLERGVSLRSVQVQCSLLAPGDDQLLELIAVSRDRDVEVLAYSPLAFGVLGCPPGAEQTLPATWLRRRLFRRLLPASFELRRVMHAIAIEHGATMVQVALNWCRAMGTTPIPGLRTPNQARDVAGALQWSLSTQECQRLDAARCSCSERMPANPFQSR
- a CDS encoding histidine phosphotransferase encodes the protein MPFDKPQRITRRRSSAGPVPPRRPLASGQDRQQGYRQGARPTFLTLRDHGKVFVADMPYLSDGQLAHIGKEAEEVLESLERRIQDMEQELSHGPQERDTLIKACTKRDVTRRFIRAIQDEQENRQNNPALKSAASESLPRTFLEVARHRLPGATFDSLLQEALTACAQQQEASPAPTPREPSEDKVIPIRTNGDSLPVVVSPAPESASEA